A region from the Ciconia boyciana chromosome 1, ASM3463844v1, whole genome shotgun sequence genome encodes:
- the POSTN gene encoding periostin isoform X5, translated as MKIFFLFTFSTFLLSAFEQAAASAHYDKILTHSRIRARDQGPNVCALQQVMGTKKKYFSTCRNWYQGAICGKKATVLYECCPGYMKMDGMRGCPAVAPIDHVYGTLGIVGATATQQYSDISKLREEIEGRGSFTFFAPSNEAWEQLNSEIHRNLVDNVNIELYNALHHHMVNKRLLTKDLKNGMTLVSMYNDQKLHINHYPNGVVTVNCARIIHGNQIATNGAVHVIDRVLTAVGNTIQDFIEVEDDLSSFRAAAITSDVLDILGRPGHYTLFAPTNEAFERLPRGVLERIMGDKVASEALVKFHILNTLQCSEAITGGAVYETLEGNTVEVGCDGESLTVNGVKMVKRKDIVTSNGVIHLIDEVLIPDSAKQVIELGGAQQTTFTDLVAQLGLASSLRPEGQYTLLAPLNGAFSDDTLRMDQRLLKRILQNHIIKVKVGLNELYNGQELETIGGKLLRVFVYRTAVCIENSCMVRGSKEGRNGFIHIFRQIINPAEKTLHEMLRNDKRFSIFLSLLKAADLDDVLSRPGEWTLFVPTNDAFKGLTDDDKDILIRDKNALRNILLYHLTQGVFIGSGFEPGVTNILKTIQGGKLYLKTVNDTLLVNELKSRESDLMATNGVIHVIDKLLYPADLPVGNDQLLTILKKLIKYIQIKFVRDSTFKEIPLTFYNPSITQLTKLIEGEPEFKIVREGETITKVIHGEPIIKTYTKIIDGRPVEVTEKKVTEERIIQGPEIKYTRITAGGSDNEEKLKKLLEEEVTKVTKFIEGDGHLLEDEEIKRLLQGEAPVRKVQPTRRTQGGTARRRTRLAYP; from the exons AACTGTCTTATATGAGTGCTGTCCTGGCTATATGAAGATGGATGGTATGAGAGGATGTCCTGCAG TTGCTCCTATTGATCATGTATATGGTACACTTGGTATTGTGGGAGCTACCGCCACACAGCAGTATTCTGACATATCAAAGCTGAGAGAGGAGATTGAGGGACGAGGATCGTTCACTTTCTTTGCACCAAGCAATGAAGCCTGGGAGCAATTAAATTCA gaaATTCACAGGAATTTGGTCGACAATGTAAATATTGAACTGTATAACGCTCTCCACCACCACATGGTAAACAAGCGCCTGTTGACAAAAGATCTTAAGAATGGCATGACTCTGGTGTCTATGTATAATGATCAGAAATTGCATATTAACCATTATCCTAATGGG GTTGTAACTGTTAACTGTGCCAGGATCATCCATGGCAACCAGATTGCTACCAATGGTGCTGTTCATGTCATTGATCGTGTCCTGACCGCTGTTGGAAATACTATTCAAGATTTCATTGAAGTCGAGGATGATCTTTCATCTTTTAGA gcTGCAGCCATCACATCAGATGTCTTGGATATTCTTGGAAGGCCTGGTCATTACACACTCTTTGCTCCTACTAATGAAGCTTTTGAGAGACTTCCAAGGGGAGTCTTAGAAAGGATCATGGGTGACAAGGTGGCTTCTGAAG CTCTCGTGAAGttccatattttaaatactctcCAGTGCTCTGAAGCCATCACAGGTGGAGCTGTCTATGAAACCTTGGAAGGAAACACAGTTGAAGTTGGTTGTGATGGTGAAAGCCTGACTGTGAATGGAGTGAAGATGGTGAAACGCAAAGATATTGTGACAAGCAATGGCGTTATCCACCTCATTGATGAAGTGCTAATTCCTGATTCTG CCAAGCAAGTAATTGAGCTTGGGGGTGCCCAGCAGACTACTTTTACAGACCTGGTGGCACAGCTAGGACTGGCATCTTCTCTAAGACCAGAAGGCCAATACACTCTCTTGGCACCTCTGAATGGTGCTTTCTCAG ATGACACCTTAAGGATGGATCAACGCCTTCTTAAAAGGATCCTGCAGAATCACATTATAAAAGTGAAAGTTGGGCTCAATGAACTGTACAACGGACAAGAGCTGGAGACAATTGGAGGGAAACTGCTTAGAGTCTTTGTGTATCGCACA GCTGTATGTATTGAAAATTCATGCATGGTCAGAGGAAgtaaagaaggaaggaatggTTTTATTCACATCTTCAGACAGATCATCAATCCAGCAGAAAAGACATTGCATGAAATGCTGAGAAATGATAAGCGGTTTAG CATTTTCCTCAGTCTGCTGAAAGCTGCAGATCTAGATGATGTTCTGTCACGGCCTGGAGAATGGACTCTGTTTGTTCCAACTAACGATGCCTTTAAAGGTTTGACTGATGACGATAAGGATATATTGATAA gagACAAAAATGCTCTCAGGAATATTCTTCTTTACCACTTGACACAAGGAGTTTTCATTGGAAGTGGCTTTGAGCCTGGTGTGACAAACATTCTTAAAACCATCCAAGGAGGGAAACTCTACTTGAAAACA GTAAATGATACTCTTCTGGTTAATGAACTGAAATCAAGAGAATCTGATCTCATGGCAACCAATGGTGTCATTCATGTTATTGATAAACTCCTATATCCAGCAG ATCTGCCTGTTGGAAATGATCAGTTGCTCACAATCCTGAAGAAGTTGATTAAGTACATTCAAATTAAG tTTGTTCGTGACAGTACCTTCAAAGAGATTCCACTGACATTTTACA ACCCATCTATCACACAGCTCACTAAATTAATTGAAGGGGAACCTGAGTTCAAAATAGTCAGGGAAGGGGAGACAATAACTAAAGTGATTCATGGAG AACCAATTATTAAAACATACACCAAAATCATTGATGGGCGACCTGTGGAAGTGACGgagaaaaaagtaacagaagaaagaattattCAAG gtcctgaaataaaatataccaGAATTACTGCAGGTGGTTCAGACaatgaagaaaagttaaaaaaattgcttgaagAAG AGGTTACCAAGGTGACCAAATTTATTGAAGGTGATGGTCATTTACTTGAAGATGAAGAAATCAAAAGACTTCTGCAGGGAG aaGCACCTGTACGGAAAGTACAACCAACCAGGAGGACACaag GGGGAACAGCAAGAAGGAGGACAAGACTAGCTTATCCCTAA
- the POSTN gene encoding periostin isoform X9 yields MKIFFLFTFSTFLLSAFEQAAASAHYDKILTHSRIRARDQGPNVCALQQVMGTKKKYFSTCRNWYQGAICGKKATVLYECCPGYMKMDGMRGCPAVAPIDHVYGTLGIVGATATQQYSDISKLREEIEGRGSFTFFAPSNEAWEQLNSEIHRNLVDNVNIELYNALHHHMVNKRLLTKDLKNGMTLVSMYNDQKLHINHYPNGVVTVNCARIIHGNQIATNGAVHVIDRVLTAVGNTIQDFIEVEDDLSSFRAAAITSDVLDILGRPGHYTLFAPTNEAFERLPRGVLERIMGDKVASEALVKFHILNTLQCSEAITGGAVYETLEGNTVEVGCDGESLTVNGVKMVKRKDIVTSNGVIHLIDEVLIPDSAKQVIELGGAQQTTFTDLVAQLGLASSLRPEGQYTLLAPLNGAFSDDTLRMDQRLLKRILQNHIIKVKVGLNELYNGQELETIGGKLLRVFVYRTAVCIENSCMVRGSKEGRNGFIHIFRQIINPAEKTLHEMLRNDKRFSIFLSLLKAADLDDVLSRPGEWTLFVPTNDAFKGLTDDDKDILIRDKNALRNILLYHLTQGVFIGSGFEPGVTNILKTIQGGKLYLKTVNDTLLVNELKSRESDLMATNGVIHVIDKLLYPADLPVGNDQLLTILKKLIKYIQIKFVRDSTFKEIPLTFYKINIIESNVQPIIRKEEPIIKTYTKIIDGRPVEVTEKKVTEERIIQGPEIKYTRITAGGSDNEEKLKKLLEEEVTKVTKFIEGDGHLLEDEEIKRLLQGEAPVRKVQPTRRTQGGTARRRTRLAYP; encoded by the exons AACTGTCTTATATGAGTGCTGTCCTGGCTATATGAAGATGGATGGTATGAGAGGATGTCCTGCAG TTGCTCCTATTGATCATGTATATGGTACACTTGGTATTGTGGGAGCTACCGCCACACAGCAGTATTCTGACATATCAAAGCTGAGAGAGGAGATTGAGGGACGAGGATCGTTCACTTTCTTTGCACCAAGCAATGAAGCCTGGGAGCAATTAAATTCA gaaATTCACAGGAATTTGGTCGACAATGTAAATATTGAACTGTATAACGCTCTCCACCACCACATGGTAAACAAGCGCCTGTTGACAAAAGATCTTAAGAATGGCATGACTCTGGTGTCTATGTATAATGATCAGAAATTGCATATTAACCATTATCCTAATGGG GTTGTAACTGTTAACTGTGCCAGGATCATCCATGGCAACCAGATTGCTACCAATGGTGCTGTTCATGTCATTGATCGTGTCCTGACCGCTGTTGGAAATACTATTCAAGATTTCATTGAAGTCGAGGATGATCTTTCATCTTTTAGA gcTGCAGCCATCACATCAGATGTCTTGGATATTCTTGGAAGGCCTGGTCATTACACACTCTTTGCTCCTACTAATGAAGCTTTTGAGAGACTTCCAAGGGGAGTCTTAGAAAGGATCATGGGTGACAAGGTGGCTTCTGAAG CTCTCGTGAAGttccatattttaaatactctcCAGTGCTCTGAAGCCATCACAGGTGGAGCTGTCTATGAAACCTTGGAAGGAAACACAGTTGAAGTTGGTTGTGATGGTGAAAGCCTGACTGTGAATGGAGTGAAGATGGTGAAACGCAAAGATATTGTGACAAGCAATGGCGTTATCCACCTCATTGATGAAGTGCTAATTCCTGATTCTG CCAAGCAAGTAATTGAGCTTGGGGGTGCCCAGCAGACTACTTTTACAGACCTGGTGGCACAGCTAGGACTGGCATCTTCTCTAAGACCAGAAGGCCAATACACTCTCTTGGCACCTCTGAATGGTGCTTTCTCAG ATGACACCTTAAGGATGGATCAACGCCTTCTTAAAAGGATCCTGCAGAATCACATTATAAAAGTGAAAGTTGGGCTCAATGAACTGTACAACGGACAAGAGCTGGAGACAATTGGAGGGAAACTGCTTAGAGTCTTTGTGTATCGCACA GCTGTATGTATTGAAAATTCATGCATGGTCAGAGGAAgtaaagaaggaaggaatggTTTTATTCACATCTTCAGACAGATCATCAATCCAGCAGAAAAGACATTGCATGAAATGCTGAGAAATGATAAGCGGTTTAG CATTTTCCTCAGTCTGCTGAAAGCTGCAGATCTAGATGATGTTCTGTCACGGCCTGGAGAATGGACTCTGTTTGTTCCAACTAACGATGCCTTTAAAGGTTTGACTGATGACGATAAGGATATATTGATAA gagACAAAAATGCTCTCAGGAATATTCTTCTTTACCACTTGACACAAGGAGTTTTCATTGGAAGTGGCTTTGAGCCTGGTGTGACAAACATTCTTAAAACCATCCAAGGAGGGAAACTCTACTTGAAAACA GTAAATGATACTCTTCTGGTTAATGAACTGAAATCAAGAGAATCTGATCTCATGGCAACCAATGGTGTCATTCATGTTATTGATAAACTCCTATATCCAGCAG ATCTGCCTGTTGGAAATGATCAGTTGCTCACAATCCTGAAGAAGTTGATTAAGTACATTCAAATTAAG tTTGTTCGTGACAGTACCTTCAAAGAGATTCCACTGACATTTTACA AAATTAACATAATTGAAAGCAACGTCCAGCCCATCATCAGAAAGGAAG AACCAATTATTAAAACATACACCAAAATCATTGATGGGCGACCTGTGGAAGTGACGgagaaaaaagtaacagaagaaagaattattCAAG gtcctgaaataaaatataccaGAATTACTGCAGGTGGTTCAGACaatgaagaaaagttaaaaaaattgcttgaagAAG AGGTTACCAAGGTGACCAAATTTATTGAAGGTGATGGTCATTTACTTGAAGATGAAGAAATCAAAAGACTTCTGCAGGGAG aaGCACCTGTACGGAAAGTACAACCAACCAGGAGGACACaag GGGGAACAGCAAGAAGGAGGACAAGACTAGCTTATCCCTAA
- the POSTN gene encoding periostin isoform X12, with amino-acid sequence MKIFFLFTFSTFLLSAFEQAAASAHYDKILTHSRIRARDQGPNVCALQQVMGTKKKYFSTCRNWYQGAICGKKATVLYECCPGYMKMDGMRGCPAVAPIDHVYGTLGIVGATATQQYSDISKLREEIEGRGSFTFFAPSNEAWEQLNSEIHRNLVDNVNIELYNALHHHMVNKRLLTKDLKNGMTLVSMYNDQKLHINHYPNGVVTVNCARIIHGNQIATNGAVHVIDRVLTAVGNTIQDFIEVEDDLSSFRAAAITSDVLDILGRPGHYTLFAPTNEAFERLPRGVLERIMGDKVASEALVKFHILNTLQCSEAITGGAVYETLEGNTVEVGCDGESLTVNGVKMVKRKDIVTSNGVIHLIDEVLIPDSAKQVIELGGAQQTTFTDLVAQLGLASSLRPEGQYTLLAPLNGAFSDDTLRMDQRLLKRILQNHIIKVKVGLNELYNGQELETIGGKLLRVFVYRTAVCIENSCMVRGSKEGRNGFIHIFRQIINPAEKTLHEMLRNDKRFSIFLSLLKAADLDDVLSRPGEWTLFVPTNDAFKGLTDDDKDILIRDKNALRNILLYHLTQGVFIGSGFEPGVTNILKTIQGGKLYLKTVNDTLLVNELKSRESDLMATNGVIHVIDKLLYPADLPVGNDQLLTILKKLIKYIQIKFVRDSTFKEIPLTFYSPEIKYTRITAGGSDNEEKLKKLLEEEVTKVTKFIEGDGHLLEDEEIKRLLQGAGTEYTKVTKVIEGEPQIIEREIKKVHLEEAPVRKVQPTRRTQGGTARRRTRLAYP; translated from the exons AACTGTCTTATATGAGTGCTGTCCTGGCTATATGAAGATGGATGGTATGAGAGGATGTCCTGCAG TTGCTCCTATTGATCATGTATATGGTACACTTGGTATTGTGGGAGCTACCGCCACACAGCAGTATTCTGACATATCAAAGCTGAGAGAGGAGATTGAGGGACGAGGATCGTTCACTTTCTTTGCACCAAGCAATGAAGCCTGGGAGCAATTAAATTCA gaaATTCACAGGAATTTGGTCGACAATGTAAATATTGAACTGTATAACGCTCTCCACCACCACATGGTAAACAAGCGCCTGTTGACAAAAGATCTTAAGAATGGCATGACTCTGGTGTCTATGTATAATGATCAGAAATTGCATATTAACCATTATCCTAATGGG GTTGTAACTGTTAACTGTGCCAGGATCATCCATGGCAACCAGATTGCTACCAATGGTGCTGTTCATGTCATTGATCGTGTCCTGACCGCTGTTGGAAATACTATTCAAGATTTCATTGAAGTCGAGGATGATCTTTCATCTTTTAGA gcTGCAGCCATCACATCAGATGTCTTGGATATTCTTGGAAGGCCTGGTCATTACACACTCTTTGCTCCTACTAATGAAGCTTTTGAGAGACTTCCAAGGGGAGTCTTAGAAAGGATCATGGGTGACAAGGTGGCTTCTGAAG CTCTCGTGAAGttccatattttaaatactctcCAGTGCTCTGAAGCCATCACAGGTGGAGCTGTCTATGAAACCTTGGAAGGAAACACAGTTGAAGTTGGTTGTGATGGTGAAAGCCTGACTGTGAATGGAGTGAAGATGGTGAAACGCAAAGATATTGTGACAAGCAATGGCGTTATCCACCTCATTGATGAAGTGCTAATTCCTGATTCTG CCAAGCAAGTAATTGAGCTTGGGGGTGCCCAGCAGACTACTTTTACAGACCTGGTGGCACAGCTAGGACTGGCATCTTCTCTAAGACCAGAAGGCCAATACACTCTCTTGGCACCTCTGAATGGTGCTTTCTCAG ATGACACCTTAAGGATGGATCAACGCCTTCTTAAAAGGATCCTGCAGAATCACATTATAAAAGTGAAAGTTGGGCTCAATGAACTGTACAACGGACAAGAGCTGGAGACAATTGGAGGGAAACTGCTTAGAGTCTTTGTGTATCGCACA GCTGTATGTATTGAAAATTCATGCATGGTCAGAGGAAgtaaagaaggaaggaatggTTTTATTCACATCTTCAGACAGATCATCAATCCAGCAGAAAAGACATTGCATGAAATGCTGAGAAATGATAAGCGGTTTAG CATTTTCCTCAGTCTGCTGAAAGCTGCAGATCTAGATGATGTTCTGTCACGGCCTGGAGAATGGACTCTGTTTGTTCCAACTAACGATGCCTTTAAAGGTTTGACTGATGACGATAAGGATATATTGATAA gagACAAAAATGCTCTCAGGAATATTCTTCTTTACCACTTGACACAAGGAGTTTTCATTGGAAGTGGCTTTGAGCCTGGTGTGACAAACATTCTTAAAACCATCCAAGGAGGGAAACTCTACTTGAAAACA GTAAATGATACTCTTCTGGTTAATGAACTGAAATCAAGAGAATCTGATCTCATGGCAACCAATGGTGTCATTCATGTTATTGATAAACTCCTATATCCAGCAG ATCTGCCTGTTGGAAATGATCAGTTGCTCACAATCCTGAAGAAGTTGATTAAGTACATTCAAATTAAG tTTGTTCGTGACAGTACCTTCAAAGAGATTCCACTGACATTTTACA gtcctgaaataaaatataccaGAATTACTGCAGGTGGTTCAGACaatgaagaaaagttaaaaaaattgcttgaagAAG AGGTTACCAAGGTGACCAAATTTATTGAAGGTGATGGTCATTTACTTGAAGATGAAGAAATCAAAAGACTTCTGCAGGGAG CTGGAACTGAGTACACCAAGGTTACTAAAGTAATTGAGGGAGAGCCACAGATTATCGAGAGAGAAATCAAGAAAGTCCATCTGGAAG aaGCACCTGTACGGAAAGTACAACCAACCAGGAGGACACaag GGGGAACAGCAAGAAGGAGGACAAGACTAGCTTATCCCTAA
- the POSTN gene encoding periostin isoform X13: MKIFFLFTFSTFLLSAFEQAAASAHYDKILTHSRIRARDQGPNVCALQQVMGTKKKYFSTCRNWYQGAICGKKATVLYECCPGYMKMDGMRGCPAVAPIDHVYGTLGIVGATATQQYSDISKLREEIEGRGSFTFFAPSNEAWEQLNSEIHRNLVDNVNIELYNALHHHMVNKRLLTKDLKNGMTLVSMYNDQKLHINHYPNGVVTVNCARIIHGNQIATNGAVHVIDRVLTAVGNTIQDFIEVEDDLSSFRAAAITSDVLDILGRPGHYTLFAPTNEAFERLPRGVLERIMGDKVASEALVKFHILNTLQCSEAITGGAVYETLEGNTVEVGCDGESLTVNGVKMVKRKDIVTSNGVIHLIDEVLIPDSAKQVIELGGAQQTTFTDLVAQLGLASSLRPEGQYTLLAPLNGAFSDDTLRMDQRLLKRILQNHIIKVKVGLNELYNGQELETIGGKLLRVFVYRTAVCIENSCMVRGSKEGRNGFIHIFRQIINPAEKTLHEMLRNDKRFSIFLSLLKAADLDDVLSRPGEWTLFVPTNDAFKGLTDDDKDILIRDKNALRNILLYHLTQGVFIGSGFEPGVTNILKTIQGGKLYLKTVNDTLLVNELKSRESDLMATNGVIHVIDKLLYPADLPVGNDQLLTILKKLIKYIQIKFVRDSTFKEIPLTFYSPEIKYTRITAGGSDNEEKLKKLLEEEVTKVTKFIEGDGHLLEDEEIKRLLQGEAPVRKVQPTRRTQGGTARRRTRLAYP, translated from the exons AACTGTCTTATATGAGTGCTGTCCTGGCTATATGAAGATGGATGGTATGAGAGGATGTCCTGCAG TTGCTCCTATTGATCATGTATATGGTACACTTGGTATTGTGGGAGCTACCGCCACACAGCAGTATTCTGACATATCAAAGCTGAGAGAGGAGATTGAGGGACGAGGATCGTTCACTTTCTTTGCACCAAGCAATGAAGCCTGGGAGCAATTAAATTCA gaaATTCACAGGAATTTGGTCGACAATGTAAATATTGAACTGTATAACGCTCTCCACCACCACATGGTAAACAAGCGCCTGTTGACAAAAGATCTTAAGAATGGCATGACTCTGGTGTCTATGTATAATGATCAGAAATTGCATATTAACCATTATCCTAATGGG GTTGTAACTGTTAACTGTGCCAGGATCATCCATGGCAACCAGATTGCTACCAATGGTGCTGTTCATGTCATTGATCGTGTCCTGACCGCTGTTGGAAATACTATTCAAGATTTCATTGAAGTCGAGGATGATCTTTCATCTTTTAGA gcTGCAGCCATCACATCAGATGTCTTGGATATTCTTGGAAGGCCTGGTCATTACACACTCTTTGCTCCTACTAATGAAGCTTTTGAGAGACTTCCAAGGGGAGTCTTAGAAAGGATCATGGGTGACAAGGTGGCTTCTGAAG CTCTCGTGAAGttccatattttaaatactctcCAGTGCTCTGAAGCCATCACAGGTGGAGCTGTCTATGAAACCTTGGAAGGAAACACAGTTGAAGTTGGTTGTGATGGTGAAAGCCTGACTGTGAATGGAGTGAAGATGGTGAAACGCAAAGATATTGTGACAAGCAATGGCGTTATCCACCTCATTGATGAAGTGCTAATTCCTGATTCTG CCAAGCAAGTAATTGAGCTTGGGGGTGCCCAGCAGACTACTTTTACAGACCTGGTGGCACAGCTAGGACTGGCATCTTCTCTAAGACCAGAAGGCCAATACACTCTCTTGGCACCTCTGAATGGTGCTTTCTCAG ATGACACCTTAAGGATGGATCAACGCCTTCTTAAAAGGATCCTGCAGAATCACATTATAAAAGTGAAAGTTGGGCTCAATGAACTGTACAACGGACAAGAGCTGGAGACAATTGGAGGGAAACTGCTTAGAGTCTTTGTGTATCGCACA GCTGTATGTATTGAAAATTCATGCATGGTCAGAGGAAgtaaagaaggaaggaatggTTTTATTCACATCTTCAGACAGATCATCAATCCAGCAGAAAAGACATTGCATGAAATGCTGAGAAATGATAAGCGGTTTAG CATTTTCCTCAGTCTGCTGAAAGCTGCAGATCTAGATGATGTTCTGTCACGGCCTGGAGAATGGACTCTGTTTGTTCCAACTAACGATGCCTTTAAAGGTTTGACTGATGACGATAAGGATATATTGATAA gagACAAAAATGCTCTCAGGAATATTCTTCTTTACCACTTGACACAAGGAGTTTTCATTGGAAGTGGCTTTGAGCCTGGTGTGACAAACATTCTTAAAACCATCCAAGGAGGGAAACTCTACTTGAAAACA GTAAATGATACTCTTCTGGTTAATGAACTGAAATCAAGAGAATCTGATCTCATGGCAACCAATGGTGTCATTCATGTTATTGATAAACTCCTATATCCAGCAG ATCTGCCTGTTGGAAATGATCAGTTGCTCACAATCCTGAAGAAGTTGATTAAGTACATTCAAATTAAG tTTGTTCGTGACAGTACCTTCAAAGAGATTCCACTGACATTTTACA gtcctgaaataaaatataccaGAATTACTGCAGGTGGTTCAGACaatgaagaaaagttaaaaaaattgcttgaagAAG AGGTTACCAAGGTGACCAAATTTATTGAAGGTGATGGTCATTTACTTGAAGATGAAGAAATCAAAAGACTTCTGCAGGGAG aaGCACCTGTACGGAAAGTACAACCAACCAGGAGGACACaag GGGGAACAGCAAGAAGGAGGACAAGACTAGCTTATCCCTAA